The region TCCTGCCATGTCCCCTTCATCTCTCCTAACATTCTGTATAATGATATCCCGCTTCTGCATCAGGGAAAACCCGCACAGCAAAGCCTGCCTGGATCAGTATCCAAAGCAGACTGTTGCAGTGCGGGGATATAGATACTTCATCTCTAACCAGCCAAATCAGCTTCAAATGGGTCAGATAAGCAATTATTGCGGCTCCACAAATTCAGCCAGCTTATAGCTCCATTTATCGTAATCCTCTTTGTTCAGCCGCACGTTATAGAGTACGTCGCTTCCGTCATAATCCTGTTCAAGCACCTCGCCCACCCGGTAGAGCAGTGAGGACAGATCGCCCCGGTCTCCGGGAATGCGGAAGATAAGAGTATCCCCGGCAAGCTGGTCGCTGATGATCTCCGTAATCCGTGAGAGGTCGTCCTCATTAAAAGCACTGATTTTCAGGAAGCCCTCTCCGGTCGGGAGCATCTCCAGCTGCTGCGGCTGACACAGATCGATTTTGTTGAACAATACAACCTGCGGCTTGCCTGCCGCGCCCAGATCCTGCAGAATAGTCTGAACGACCTCCATCTGCTCCTCACGCATCGGAGAAGAGGCATCCACTACATGCAGTACCAGATTGGCTTCATTCACTTCCTCCAGGGTAGCGCGGAAGGAGGCTACGAGATCATGCGGCAGATTCTGAATGAAGCCGACGGTGTCTGTAAGCACGACCTCCTTGCCGCCCGGAAGCTGAAGCACACGTGAGGTAGGGTCAAGGGTAGCGAATAATTGGTTCTCGATGTACACATCGGCATCTGTCAGCTGCTTCAGCAGTGTGGATTTGCCCGCGTTGGTATAGCCTACCAAGGCCACCTGAACCGCACCGCTCTTCCGGCGGTGTTCACGGTGCAGCTCACGCGTCTTGACCACCTCGTCCAGCTGGCGCTTCAGCTCGGTAATGCGGTCACGGATATGCCGGCGGTCCGTCTCCAGCTTGCTCTCTCCGGGACCTCTCGTACCGATTCCGCCACCCTGACGCGACAGATTCTTGCCTTGCCCGGACAGACGCGGCAGCAGATAAGACAGCTGAGCAAGTTCTACCTGGATAATCCCTTCACGGGTCTTCGCCCGTCCGGCAAAGATATCGAGAATCAGCTGCGTACGGTCAATGATTTTGAGATCCAGCGCCTCTTCCAGATTGCGCACCTGCGCCCCGGACAGCTCCTGATCGAAGATGGCGGTATTCGCGCCAAGCCCGTCAGCGGCCATCCGGAGCTCTTCCACCTTGCCTTTACCGATAAACCACCTGGAATCGGGGGTCTCCTTGTTCTGCCGCAAGACATCCAGCACCTCTACCCCGGCGGTCTCTGCTAATTGTACCAGCTCCTGAAGCGATAGCTCCGGGTCGATCCCGGTGCGTTTGATCTTGTCAGTCACCAGACTGACGAGAATCGCCCGGTCCTGCACTTCTGTCTCTGTGTCATGTGTTGTAGTTGCCATTCATTCCATGCTCCTCATCTATTCTTCCTGGACTATCCTTTGAAATCCTCGGTCCGCAGCGTCATTAGCTCCTGCTTACCCGGACTTGTACTCTCATACTGGTTCAAGAGCCGCACAGCCTGAGCGCGTACCGCCTTCTCAATACTGTTGCGCACATACCTTGCATTGCTGAAAGCATGCAGACTCTCTGTCTTCTCCATAAGCAAATGCTGCTTGAGTCTGAGTATGGCCTGCGGCATCAGAATATAATCACGGTCCTTGGCCATCAGCTCGGCAATCTGCAGCAGCTGGTCGATGGTATAATCGGGAAATTCAACCTGGATCGGAAACCGCGAGGGCAGACCCGGATTGCTCATCAGAAAATAATCAATCTCGCCGGAATACCCGGCCAGAATCAGAACAAACTGGCTGCGGTGGTCCTCCATCGATTTGACTAATGTGTCGATGGCCTCTTTACCGAAATCCTTATCTCCGCCACGGGCCAGACTGTAAGCTTCATCGATGAAGAGAATGCCACCGAGCGCTTTTTTAACGAGATCCCGCGTCTTCTGGGCAGTATGTCCGATATATTCGCCTACCAGATCTGCGCGCTCTACTTCAATCAGATGCCCTTTGCTGAGCACACCCATCCGCTGGAACAGCTTCGCCACAATTCGTGCAACTGTGGTTTTGCCTGTCCCCGGATTGCCCTTGAATACCATATGGTAGGCCTGGCCTCCGGTGGCAAGTCCGGCTTCACTGCGCATCTGGGCCACCTGCAGCAGGGCATAGATCTCAAAGACCAGTTCTTTGATGTTATCCAGACCTACAAGTGCATCCAGCTCCCGGCTCAGCTCCTGGAACAGTCCGCTATGGCTGCCGGGCTTAGGAGTTGCCGTACCGCCCGCGTGATCAGCCGGCAAGCCGGACACCGGGGCCGGAGCCTGATTATTCAGCACAATGTTAATCTGCCTGGACGGTCTGCGTTCTTCCCGTCCGCTGCTTGCCGCCGCTACATGTCCGTTCACCTAGTTCACCTCATTATACAGGTCTGACTTGCTCTAACCAGTCTATTCCAGTATAAAAGGCGTTATTAGCAGTTTTGAAAATTAGCAGATTTACAGCGACAGCTCCTGCAATTTCCATTTGGTGTAGGCCAGAATCTCGCGGGGCTTGTACTTAAGCATTGACATCACTTTAGACTCCGTGACGCCAAGCTCCGGGTTCTTATACCCCAGCTTACGCGCAATCTCCAAGGCGCGGCGGCCATGGAAATCATGGGTAATTACGACGGCTGAAGACAATCCTTCCTGCTGCATAATTGTCTTGCTGAACAGCAGGTTCTCGTAAGTGCTGGTAGACTGGTCCTCCAGATAGATCACCTTATCCGGGACTTCATGGGCAACCAGATACCTCTTCATACCTTCGGCTTCCGTGTATTTGTAGTCCGGCTGATCCAGCCCTCCAGAGACAACAAAATGGCTGAATGCACCAGACTTATACAGCTCAAGCGCATAATCCAGCCGTTCCTTCAGCCCCGGACTCGGTTCATCCCCCCACATCGACATCCCCAGAATGACTCCCGCGTCCGCCTTCACCATGGGCGAGGTAGTTGCTGCACTGTTAATTCTGTTAAAGACTACTCCGCACCAGATGAATCCGGCCACAATCAGTACCAGCAGCGATACCGTCAGTACCCTCTTCGTACGATGGTGGCGCCTCCGCGACACTTTGCGGATCGGGGATGAACCCCGTTGATAGACATACCAATCCATGATCTACTTCCTCCTAAATTCTCCGTGATGAAACAATTCGGCACGATGCTTCAGTGAAAGGGAGAAATACGGAAAGGCATGAGCGTCTATCGCACGCAGTATGGCATTGGCTGTTGACCAGGCTAACTGATAATCACTGTCCGTGATATCTTCCCGCTCCAGCGCTTCCTCCAGTTCATCCTCATCCAGCAAAAACACTTCACCATTCCACAGCACTACAACGTCCAGATACAGATCGTCGAACCAGGGAACCCCTTGATCCGTTACGCCCTGAACCTTGCAGGTGTCAATGTACCACTGCACAATATTTTGCCGTTCATCAAACATGGCCGTCACAATATAGTGGCTGTCCTTGGGAAAATACTGCAGCCATGAATATCCCTTGTCCGCAATGCGGTATGTATGCCTGCCGTAACTCTTCCATAGCGGCTCCTTCAGCCCGTATATAGTGTAGAGTGTGATATAACCGCTGAACTCCCGGGTCTCCACATAGCGGCAGGCAAAATGGCGGCGGGTAATCCTGCGCCAGTTGGCCCGGTCTCCGAATTTACGTTTCATATGAATAACCCTCTTCTGATAATGGTGCATTCAGCTTAACACATTTTGCAGAGACACTCAAAACAAGAAAACCCCGACATCCGGCAATTCTGCATCGTGCAGAGCTCCCGGAGCTGTCAGGGTGATCGTTAATGCTATGAATTTGACTTCATGTTATTCTAATGCACATTGCCGGGGCCTTCAACAAAACCGCTGCCCGGATCACTTGCCGGATCAGTTCCGGCATTCGGGTCAGGGATGATTCCGGGATCGACAGTACCGCTCGTCGCCTCCGGTGCCGGTGTCGGTAACGGCTCTGGCGTGGCAGGCGGCGGTGTCATCTCAGGCGGGGATGTGGCTGCTCCGCTGCCGTCCTCCCCTCCTTGACCATTGCCGTTATTGCCAGGACCATGGTTACCCGGTCCATTATTGCCGGAACCGTTATTTCCCGGTCCATTATCCGGCGGATTGCCGCCATTCTCGCCATTTCCGGAATTGCCGCCGTTATCGGGGTTATCCGTAGGCATATTCGGGTCAGGCGTTATCTCTGGCTCAGGGGTCTGAAGCTCATCCTGAACGGACACTGTTACAGTCTCGGACGGTTCGCTCTCCTGATCAAGCTCCTGATAGTATGCAGTCACATAATATTCATAAGACAGTCCCGGCATCGCACTGATGTCCCCTATATTGGAGGCCATGGTGTTCATGAGCGGGGTGAAATCTGTCTCAGACGTCTCGCGGCGGTAAATACGGTATTCCACCCCGCTGGCCGCAGCAGGGTTCCAGCTCATATTCACCGTCATCGTGGAAGGATCATACGCTGCCTGGAAGCCCGTCACCGTAGTTACCGCTTCAGGCGTCGGTGTAACCTCTACCTCTGGAACAGCTCCCTTCGGTACCGGGAACTGCTTGGCAGGTACACCTTCCAGCGCCTTCTCCATGACCTTACCCCAGAAGGCAGCAGCCAGCGGACTGCTGTTCTTCAGCAGATGGGTCTTGCTCGGCTTGTCATAGCCCATCCATACCGCTGCTGTCCATTCCGGCGTATAACCCACGAACCAGACATCCCGGTTCGAGCTGATGCCCTTATACCCGCTCTGCGTTGTACCGGTCTTACCGGCTACCGGACGGTTAATTTTCGCTTTTTTACCCGTACCGTCCTGTACAACACGCTGCATCATCTCAGTCATCTGATAAGCGGTCTGTTCACTCATCACGCGCTCAGGCTTAGTGTTCGCCTTGTAGACCGTCTTATCATCACTATCGGCTATCGACTTAATAGCATATGCTTCCCGCAGCTCTCCGCCATTGGCGAAGGCGCTGTAAGCCTGTGCCATCTCCATCGTGTTCGTTCCCTCACTCATCCCGCCGAGGGCGAGCGACAGGTTCTTGTCTTCATCCTTCAGGTTGATCCCCAGCTTCTTGGCGAACTGGAAGCCGGTATTCACACCGATCTCATTCAGCAGCCAGACCGCCGGAATATTCTCCGACTTCGTCAGCGCATCACTCATACTGATCGATTTCGAGTACCCGTGCAGATTGTTCGGACAATATTTGCCGAAGCACTGCTTCTCATTGCTCAGCATGGAATCATTCGTGAATTTGCCGGATTCCAGTGCCGGTGCATAGGATACCAGGGGCTTGAAGGCAGAACCCGGTGAGCGGCGGCTGCCGTCGATCCGGCTGTAGCCTTTTTTCTCATAGTTACGTCCGCCCATCAAGGCTACAACACTGCCATTCTCCTGATTCACAATAGTCATTGAGCCCTGGACCAGCTCATCGTCCACACTCTTCTCGAAGTTATCACTGTCGGCAAAAGCATCCTCAATCGTCTCCTGGGCATGCTTATCCATGGTTGTATAAATCTTATAGCCGCCAATGTTGAGATCATCCTCGGTCAGCCCGAATTTGTCCTCAGCCTCACCAATCGCATAATCGATGAATGCCTGGTAACGCTGCTTCTTCTCAGGCGGCTTGTAGTTGTAATCCACGGCCTTCGCCTCGTCCATCTGCTCCTTGGTAATCAGCTTCTGCTCATACATGAGTTGAAGCACTACGCCGCGGCGTTCCTTCGACAGCTCAGGGTTACGCAGCGGATTATAGCGGGACGGCCCTTTGGGCATTGCAGCCAGAGTGGCTATTTCCCACAGCTCAAGTTTATTCAGATTGCTTTCCCCGAAATAACGGATGGAAGCAGCCTTGATCCCGTAAACCGTTCCGCCGAACGGAATCCGGTTCAGGTACATCTTAATGATTTCTTCTTTGGTTTCTGTTTTCTCCAGTGCCACGGCAATCGAAACCTCGGTCGCCTTACGGAAGAAGGTCTTATCCCGGGTCAGGAAGATATTCTTTGCCAGCTGCTGGGTGATCGTACTGCCGCCTTCAACCATGCTGCGCGCCGCAATATCCTTGACAGCCGCGCGTCCGATGGACCAGAGATCCACCCCGTTGTGCTCGAAGAACCTTTTGTCCTCGGTGGCTACGAATGCGTCAATCAGCAGCTTGGGAATATCCTGGTATTCCACCGGGTCGCTCTTCTCCAGCGACAGCTCGCCGATCAGATTCCGGTTCCGGTCAAAAATCTGCGTCGGCGGGTTCACCGTCAGCTTATCCCTGTTCTCATCAAGCAGCTTCTGCCCGTTCAGCATGATGAACAAGTAACCGCCCAGCGCGCAAAAAATAGCCAGCGCAACTGAAAAAAACAAACTCCACAGCACACGTTTTTTGGTTAAGAACCTTTTCTTTTTTTTCTTCGGCTTCCCTTGGGAGCTAGACGGCTGACTTCCTCTGTTTCTATTGCCGCCGCTCCGGGTTAGTTGGTCTCTGGACATGCTGCCTCCTGACTCCCTTAACGGAAAAAACATAAATGATGTTCACGAATGAAAAGAACAACCTTCTCAGGTTGCTCTCTCGCACTCTCTATTCAAACGATTTATAAACAAAAAGGTTTCGCTTCAAAACAGTAAAATCTTAATTCTCGTTATTGTTGTCCTGCATCAGTGATACGCTTCGCTGCGGAGTAAACGTGGAGATCGCATGCTTGTACACCATCTGCTGGCGCCCGTCACTGTCGATGACAATGGTGAAGTTGTCGAACGCTTTGATAATTCCCCGGATTTGAAAGCCGTTGGTCAAATATACTGTAGCAGGGATATTCTCTTTGCGCAGCTGGTTCAAGAACGTATCTTGAATGTTAATGGACTTGTTCATATGACGTACCCCCAATGGTTCAATTAGATTGTTCAGAAGTATATTCAAGACCTGTAAGAAACTTTCCTGCTATTATACCATTTAATTTCGCAAAATTCTCAGAAAAGTTTTGGCTCTCCAGGATGTCAATCCACTGAATCTCCTTCATGTGGCGAAACCATGACAACTGCCGCTTGGCAAACCGGCGGGTATCACGCTTCAGCAGCACC is a window of Paenibacillus sp. FSL H3-0469 DNA encoding:
- the hflX gene encoding GTPase HflX, whose protein sequence is MATTTHDTETEVQDRAILVSLVTDKIKRTGIDPELSLQELVQLAETAGVEVLDVLRQNKETPDSRWFIGKGKVEELRMAADGLGANTAIFDQELSGAQVRNLEEALDLKIIDRTQLILDIFAGRAKTREGIIQVELAQLSYLLPRLSGQGKNLSRQGGGIGTRGPGESKLETDRRHIRDRITELKRQLDEVVKTRELHREHRRKSGAVQVALVGYTNAGKSTLLKQLTDADVYIENQLFATLDPTSRVLQLPGGKEVVLTDTVGFIQNLPHDLVASFRATLEEVNEANLVLHVVDASSPMREEQMEVVQTILQDLGAAGKPQVVLFNKIDLCQPQQLEMLPTGEGFLKISAFNEDDLSRITEIISDQLAGDTLIFRIPGDRGDLSSLLYRVGEVLEQDYDGSDVLYNVRLNKEDYDKWSYKLAEFVEPQ
- a CDS encoding AAA family ATPase: MNGHVAAASSGREERRPSRQINIVLNNQAPAPVSGLPADHAGGTATPKPGSHSGLFQELSRELDALVGLDNIKELVFEIYALLQVAQMRSEAGLATGGQAYHMVFKGNPGTGKTTVARIVAKLFQRMGVLSKGHLIEVERADLVGEYIGHTAQKTRDLVKKALGGILFIDEAYSLARGGDKDFGKEAIDTLVKSMEDHRSQFVLILAGYSGEIDYFLMSNPGLPSRFPIQVEFPDYTIDQLLQIAELMAKDRDYILMPQAILRLKQHLLMEKTESLHAFSNARYVRNSIEKAVRAQAVRLLNQYESTSPGKQELMTLRTEDFKG
- a CDS encoding YdcF family protein yields the protein MDWYVYQRGSSPIRKVSRRRHHRTKRVLTVSLLVLIVAGFIWCGVVFNRINSAATTSPMVKADAGVILGMSMWGDEPSPGLKERLDYALELYKSGAFSHFVVSGGLDQPDYKYTEAEGMKRYLVAHEVPDKVIYLEDQSTSTYENLLFSKTIMQQEGLSSAVVITHDFHGRRALEIARKLGYKNPELGVTESKVMSMLKYKPREILAYTKWKLQELSL
- a CDS encoding DUF402 domain-containing protein, giving the protein MKRKFGDRANWRRITRRHFACRYVETREFSGYITLYTIYGLKEPLWKSYGRHTYRIADKGYSWLQYFPKDSHYIVTAMFDERQNIVQWYIDTCKVQGVTDQGVPWFDDLYLDVVVLWNGEVFLLDEDELEEALEREDITDSDYQLAWSTANAILRAIDAHAFPYFSLSLKHRAELFHHGEFRRK
- a CDS encoding PBP1A family penicillin-binding protein, producing the protein MSRDQLTRSGGNRNRGSQPSSSQGKPKKKKKRFLTKKRVLWSLFFSVALAIFCALGGYLFIMLNGQKLLDENRDKLTVNPPTQIFDRNRNLIGELSLEKSDPVEYQDIPKLLIDAFVATEDKRFFEHNGVDLWSIGRAAVKDIAARSMVEGGSTITQQLAKNIFLTRDKTFFRKATEVSIAVALEKTETKEEIIKMYLNRIPFGGTVYGIKAASIRYFGESNLNKLELWEIATLAAMPKGPSRYNPLRNPELSKERRGVVLQLMYEQKLITKEQMDEAKAVDYNYKPPEKKQRYQAFIDYAIGEAEDKFGLTEDDLNIGGYKIYTTMDKHAQETIEDAFADSDNFEKSVDDELVQGSMTIVNQENGSVVALMGGRNYEKKGYSRIDGSRRSPGSAFKPLVSYAPALESGKFTNDSMLSNEKQCFGKYCPNNLHGYSKSISMSDALTKSENIPAVWLLNEIGVNTGFQFAKKLGINLKDEDKNLSLALGGMSEGTNTMEMAQAYSAFANGGELREAYAIKSIADSDDKTVYKANTKPERVMSEQTAYQMTEMMQRVVQDGTGKKAKINRPVAGKTGTTQSGYKGISSNRDVWFVGYTPEWTAAVWMGYDKPSKTHLLKNSSPLAAAFWGKVMEKALEGVPAKQFPVPKGAVPEVEVTPTPEAVTTVTGFQAAYDPSTMTVNMSWNPAAASGVEYRIYRRETSETDFTPLMNTMASNIGDISAMPGLSYEYYVTAYYQELDQESEPSETVTVSVQDELQTPEPEITPDPNMPTDNPDNGGNSGNGENGGNPPDNGPGNNGSGNNGPGNHGPGNNGNGQGGEDGSGAATSPPEMTPPPATPEPLPTPAPEATSGTVDPGIIPDPNAGTDPASDPGSGFVEGPGNVH
- the hfq gene encoding RNA chaperone Hfq; this encodes MNKSINIQDTFLNQLRKENIPATVYLTNGFQIRGIIKAFDNFTIVIDSDGRQQMVYKHAISTFTPQRSVSLMQDNNNEN